tttaggCAACACATTTTCCTGTCAAAGTTAAAAAAGTATGACTTTATAGGTCTTTGTGATGTATTTAAAAAGTCAGTAACAGATAACGTTTTTTGTCAGATTAACATGAAAAACTGAGGAGTTGAATATCAGAGTTGTTCTTTTTCCATTTGTGTATTTCATTAATTAACTTAAAGCTGGACAAAATAGAGGTAATTTTGAGTTGAGTTTAGTTTACTTTAGTTAAGAAGGAACGATGCAAGTTAATATTTGAATGccagaatttgccaaaaggtaatTTCTTCAGCCAAGATGTTACACAAGGCTACCTAAAATAtaacaaagcacaaaaaagaCTTCTTTGAACACAACAAGAAACGATTTTAACTTGATTGTTTAGTCACAAGAATCTGAAGATCATCAAATGTGTGATTCAGTGCTCAAACCTGAGGTTGATGCAATATAAGAAGACCTACAATTTTTAAAAGCACTAGAGGCAGTAGTGACATATTTCCATACAATTCCAACAAAATTGCGACACTAGcaggatttattattattaggctaTTTGCAGCAGAAAAGACTTCCATTGTTTTAATTGGTTACTGAAAGATCTATAAGTGTTTAGTTCTCTGATATGGATTGGATTTACATTCCACTCTCGAACCTCTTACAGACCAGGCTGACTGGCTAAAAGcacttttcctctcctctgagacgtttgtctttgtttgaatgtttatatgtttttcttttctgcttcGATCCAGCATCCCAACCGGAGTTgggttacatttgtacgttgtTATACAGTGGTGGATATGCTGAAGTGTCACAATGAAACATAACATTtcagcaatgctgtggttaaattGAAGTCAGGTTTACTTCACTTATGGTGAAGAGAAGATCACATTTTGGTTTCAAATACTCACTTTTCGTGGCCGTACCCCAGCtgaaaatgcagcgatgtcttggttaaaagaaaaaacactttttgagGCAGCATCTGCAGTGGAAATACAGCGACAGCTCAGTAAAACACAACCTGTATTGTTTTTTGGTCACACAtaatggtctgcagcttggcaggcatcttgctTTGGTGTGTCACCATCCACAACCACCTTCTCCCGATGACAAACTTGGCTCCTCTACATGAAATCAGAAATACATtgctttagaaacgttgatatgacatgtatgatgccaacattttcttctattGACGGGGCTGCTGGATCAATCGATCAGCTTGACGCTCAGTCCTACAAACCTACAGTTGCAACCCATCTGACTCCGAAGACGTTGAAATTCGATGCTTGGGCAGCGactttcagcatcagacactactgaaaaaaggcgtcctttaacgtcggcatgatatgcgaccggttgctgttatagtttaatggtggcatcaggaggaaatgcaatgggacaagaacgaaagttaaggcgcgAAACTCAGAGTAGAGTGGGTGCGAGTGGTGATGAAACCCTGTTCTCTTTTaccaaacccaaccatgtgcttttgttgcctaaacccaaccacgtgcgttagtCGTCAATTAgcattgttgtactgatgtagtgcatttattttgaaagagagtgtatgtaaatattatgtttcctttgaaaacagaagggtAATTTGAATTAAGAcaacgcatgtaacaggcagaacttgacacgatgtcccagaacgtcaacaactaaTACACCCATACCAGTGTACTTTCACGCTGTATCTGGATGTAAAAAGTCCATGAGCAAACATCGATATATGACGAGGCAGGAGCGAGAATGAGTTGATAGTTACCAATAATGCTTTCGTCTGCATAGACCCACAGAGACGTGTGTCTTCAGAAAAGCATAAGTCAAGTCAGAGAGGGGAGGAACCTGAGCTCTGATTGGTCGCTCATCTTACCCATCATCGCATCTGCTTTCAATAATTGCGACCTTTTTAACATCTAACAtgaatttccatttttttgtccagttaaaatgtataaaattgaaaaataagAGCCCAGAATCTTTATTTGGTCTTGACTTACAGTGATCCTCAAATCAAAATGTATCTCTGGAGATCAAACACTTGGCAACGCGACAAAAAAGGTCACTGTTTTCAGCTGTGTTCACTTTGGTCTGTACAGGAAAACAACACAGCGTCAGTGCAGCTGTGTGCACAGCTCATCTTACGTCATGTGTACGCTAAATTCAAGAAGGATAAGATTAGTAGCTAAACACTGGCTTGACTGCGTCAGATGATTGAGGGCAAAGATGTAAATCAGACATGTGATTGGCAAAGGACAAAAAGCagggaaataaacaggattTATTTCTATCTGtattctgaaggtttttacagagggTATTCAGATGTCTTTCAGAGCCTGATGTATGGAACATTTTAATCCTacaaacatggtgacaatggatTTTTCATGGCAGTTGAGATTAATTGTTTGGTTTACAGAGTGATGAAAAGAGATATCCAaaatcctctctgtctcttatgTGTCAGCAAAATGACACAAGAATTTTGAGCGTGGCTGTCTCTAATGTTCAGATTTCCGTTATGGAAATATATGCAAATCAGCAtatatttaaaggggaacaacACTTAAATTAAGAATCCCAGtatgttttttccatgattAAGGAAAGgttaatcaatatttgtgaacatgagctgctccctctcaaagccagaaaccagagaagtaaaggcccgaacatactcgggcatACTATTAGCGGAACGGACtctgcgaggaatgtccgcagtcactCAGGCTTTCATAGTCAAGCGCACTTCcgtgttgtagtttcctgtaaaaatgtccgtgaaaaatccccgcaatgtgaaaaatacatgcccagcagtcactggtgtgcggagcggagtccacgtggtcgtaaaatctgagctttgtgcgcacagggcttgcggacgtccgcatTGAGTCtgcgcggacctccgcggagtccgttccgcgtacatTCCGCCCCAgtatttgtgatgtcatagggtataaagtctggagctgctccacagacaatcaCAGTCCATCTGaagcttgttttgtttcagtttttgccGTTTCATCACTCCTATatatgcagctgtagccagtatctcattatcactatcctcattcatattttaagaagctacaaattatattcagccacaaagtaagcctgaaaagctggaaatcagaacaaaagtacagagagttgttgcatagagatgatacaccatctcatatagttgcattggtgtgaactggcaggtttttagaatgttgcagaacagCGGATTGAAAgtagttgcatgtttcaactcatctcatcATGAATCTTTAGTCTGAACTGGGATTAAAGAGCaactccagactttataccctatgacatcacaaatttgtgTTTAGCAttttagtttttggatttgggagagagttgttaatgtaaactaatatttttggactgtcttcgaccataggaataacatgtatgaattctgacaatgggtgtagttcccctttgattagataatgcctcatttgcatatCTAAACACAAATTTTCTAAaatctttaaatataaaaagtttttgttttaatgtaagttcatcaactggggaagtttcatggtgatatctttttgttaaaaattCTACTGTATTCACCCATACTGTAGGCACGTTGTATTTCGTGTAGCTCAGATATACAACATGtatttttctgacttttcaCAAATCTTTGCTCTTTTCTAATGAGTGATTGCACTTCTTTTGAACTCAAGAAGTTATTAAAGTATGACAACAGCAATGAAAATCAGTTTCTCTTTGAACTTGTCATGACTGATGGAGCcaaccagtggtgtagtggagggttgAAACAGGTGTATACTCACCTCTTTTTCTGCTGTTTATAGCATATGCACtaatcagccaaaaagccactggTAGATATAGGAGAGTAAACTCATTTTTTCCCaggtaacctacccatctacccaGAAGTATAACTGCCTCTACACCACTGGATCCAACCAGTGACAAGTGGTTAAAAATAGATATTACTTCAGGGGTCACAAACCAAAAAGGCTGGGAAAGCTGATCCAACTAGCTAGATGTTTTTTGATGCTCCCTGATCTTTTGTCTTTGACATGAagtgtttgttgctgttttgtttcagaAGATGCAGATTTCCCACAGGCCTGTGCAGTGGCTCGCTGTCATGCTTCTTGTCAACTTTACAACCGCCCAGTGTCAACAGAACGAGAGGTGAGACACCTGTTCTCGCCCAATGTCAACGTGTTTACATGCTAACTGTAAATGGTTGTTAACTGCTTTGACACAGAAGTAGAGTAGGTTCATGAATGTAGCAGTAGAGAAATGTTTAGTGTCATCAGCTGTAGCAGAGGAGCACCTTTGAATATATGGAGACCCAGAATCAcagcaaaacataaaaatgtccacacaaacacatcagctTCCTATACTCccaaaaaggacaaaaacatcACAGATTCAACATAAAAGAGAAACCTGAGTCAAATTTAAAGTCAGTGATATATACATTTCAGTATTCAGTTGTATTATCAGTATTATCTTTCTTTCTTCGGTGTATTTTGACTCTGTATTTGGATGAACTGTCTGATTTCTCTCTCCCTGCAGTCGTCGAGCTGTGACCGAACACCAGCTGATGCACGACCGCAGCCGAAACATCCAGAGTCTCAAGAGACTCATCTGGCTGTCCAGCGCCATCGAGGGTCTCCACACCGCCCAGACTCGGTCTGCTACGTACAGCCCCACAAAGGTCCTGAACCTGTCTCTGAATCCAGCGCTGGTCCCTGCTGCTGTGAGCCCCCAGCCCACCCGTGTGCAAAGCCTCCTGAGAGACTTCTTTAATCCCTACCTGACTCAACAGCCAGACAGAGAAGCATAACGTCACTTTGATACACAAACATAAAGTGAACATGTATATAAGAAATAATCATTATCATTTGTATCATTTGTCTTTGGTGCTAAGACACTAAGACACTTCTTCAGGTGCAGACATGTCCAAATGTCTTCAAGAGTTTAAAAGcagattaaatgttttgttcaagAGGGGGTTCATTCCTGTTCCTAGGGTCCTGCTTTCCCCACATGTATATGGCACATAATGGGAACCTGAAAAAGCTGTTAGCTGTTTTGACcaaaagtttattttggagaggaagagacatctgcagataattcacctgatggtaaaaacctcctgaacaatgaatacAGAGGGAATTCTAAACAGGAGAAGTTTccgctggttgtaatctgcaatcctTACCGCTAGACAcaactaaatccccctaaatcgtaCATACTGTTCCTCTAATAAGA
This region of Epinephelus fuscoguttatus linkage group LG1, E.fuscoguttatus.final_Chr_v1 genomic DNA includes:
- the pth4 gene encoding parathyroid hormone 4, which translates into the protein MQISHRPVQWLAVMLLVNFTTAQCQQNESRRAVTEHQLMHDRSRNIQSLKRLIWLSSAIEGLHTAQTRSATYSPTKVLNLSLNPALVPAAVSPQPTRVQSLLRDFFNPYLTQQPDREA